A genomic region of Stenotrophomonas sp. NA06056 contains the following coding sequences:
- a CDS encoding aldo/keto reductase, with product MTATHELGRSGLHAAPLAFGGNVFGWSADEKASFALLDAFVDAGFNLVDTADVYSAWVPGNQGGESETLLGKWFARSGKRDKVVLATKVAKWAERPGLSPDNIDAAVEDSLRRLQTDVIDLYQAHEDDESTPLEATLAAFGRLIEAGKVRAIGASNYSAARLAEALKVSTDYKLPRYETLQPEYNLYDRAGYEKELEPLVQREQIGVINYYALASGFLSGKYRTPDDAGKSSARGATVVKRYLNPRGLRILQALDDVASKHNATAAQIALAWQIARPSITAPIVSATSVEQLHDLLAAANVGLSVQDVAQLDVASVEG from the coding sequence ATGACGGCAACCCATGAACTGGGCCGTTCCGGCCTGCATGCAGCTCCGCTCGCCTTCGGTGGCAACGTGTTCGGCTGGAGCGCCGATGAGAAGGCCAGCTTCGCCCTGCTGGATGCCTTCGTCGATGCCGGCTTCAACCTGGTCGACACCGCTGACGTGTACTCGGCGTGGGTGCCGGGCAACCAGGGTGGCGAGTCGGAGACCCTGCTCGGCAAGTGGTTCGCGCGCAGCGGCAAGCGCGACAAGGTGGTGCTGGCGACCAAGGTGGCCAAATGGGCCGAGCGGCCCGGCTTGAGCCCGGACAACATCGATGCCGCGGTGGAAGATTCGCTGCGTCGCCTGCAGACCGATGTGATCGATCTGTACCAGGCCCACGAGGACGATGAATCCACACCGCTGGAGGCTACCCTGGCGGCGTTCGGTCGCCTGATCGAGGCCGGCAAGGTGCGCGCGATCGGCGCGTCCAACTACAGTGCCGCGCGCCTGGCCGAAGCCTTGAAGGTGTCCACCGACTACAAGCTGCCGCGTTACGAAACCCTGCAGCCGGAGTACAACCTGTACGACCGCGCCGGCTACGAGAAGGAACTGGAACCGTTGGTGCAACGCGAGCAGATCGGCGTGATCAACTACTACGCCCTGGCCAGTGGCTTCCTCAGTGGCAAGTACCGCACGCCGGACGATGCCGGCAAGAGCAGCGCGCGTGGCGCTACCGTGGTCAAGCGCTACCTGAACCCGCGTGGGCTGCGCATCCTGCAGGCGCTGGATGATGTGGCCAGCAAGCACAACGCCACTGCCGCGCAGATCGCGCTGGCCTGGCAGATCGCACGGCCGTCGATCACCGCGCCGATCGTCAGCGCCACCAGCGTGGAACAGCTGCACGACCTGCTGGCGGCGGCGAACGTGGGGTTGAGCGTGCAGGACGTGGCGCAGCTGGATGTGGCCAGCGTGGAAGGTTGA
- a CDS encoding Rrf2 family transcriptional regulator, with product MKSTNPLSDALHVMAHLVGQHGPRTSEQLATCLPTHPVVIRRLLAQMHKAGLVRSTRGHGGGSQLARDAATITLHDVYQAIGAPPMVQVGTREGMGGCPIQQLVNQALLESAREAQRLLEQRLQATTLDQLGADFARHLAHHRSLEGHHES from the coding sequence ATGAAATCCACGAACCCGCTTTCCGACGCGCTGCACGTGATGGCCCACCTGGTCGGCCAGCACGGGCCGCGAACCTCCGAACAGCTGGCCACCTGCCTGCCAACCCATCCGGTGGTGATCCGCCGCCTGCTGGCGCAGATGCACAAGGCCGGCCTGGTCCGCAGCACGCGCGGCCACGGTGGCGGCAGCCAGCTCGCCCGGGACGCGGCGACGATCACCCTGCACGACGTCTACCAGGCCATCGGCGCACCGCCGATGGTCCAGGTCGGCACCCGCGAAGGCATGGGCGGTTGCCCGATCCAGCAGCTGGTCAACCAGGCCCTGCTGGAGAGTGCCCGCGAAGCACAGCGCCTGCTCGAGCAGCGGCTGCAGGCAACCACCCTCGACCAGCTTGGCGCCGACTTCGCCCGCCATCTTGCCCACCATCGCTCCCTGGAAGGTCACCATGAATCCTGA
- a CDS encoding NAD(P)/FAD-dependent oxidoreductase, producing the protein MNPDVLIVGGSYAGIAAGLILARARRPVTIIDAGLPRNRFASHSHGVLGMDGISGAELLKNARQQLLDYPTVRWLTAEAVQATAGADGVEVHTADGQVLTARKLLLATGIADQLPELPGMAERWGSTVLHCPYCHGYEVGGGSIGLLGGHPMSAGKAPLFADWGNVTFFSQGLPISDEELAAMQQRGVQIETTPVVGVHGEQPTWLEVELADGRRIAQRALFVPAGQAMATPLVQQLGCALVESPLGVLIEVDMMKQTSVPNVHAAGDATTVGNITLAMAEGVRAGIGVHHALVAEDSLPR; encoded by the coding sequence ATGAATCCTGATGTCCTCATCGTCGGCGGCAGCTACGCCGGTATCGCCGCGGGACTGATCCTGGCGCGTGCGCGCCGGCCGGTCACGATCATCGACGCGGGCTTGCCGCGAAACCGCTTCGCCAGCCATTCGCATGGCGTGCTGGGCATGGACGGGATCAGTGGCGCCGAGTTGCTGAAGAACGCACGCCAGCAGTTGCTGGACTACCCGACCGTGCGTTGGCTGACTGCCGAAGCCGTGCAGGCCACGGCCGGCGCCGATGGCGTGGAGGTGCATACCGCCGACGGCCAGGTGCTGACCGCGCGCAAGCTGTTGCTGGCCACCGGCATCGCCGACCAGCTGCCCGAACTGCCCGGCATGGCCGAACGCTGGGGCAGCACCGTGCTGCACTGCCCGTACTGTCACGGCTACGAAGTGGGGGGCGGTTCGATTGGCCTGCTCGGTGGCCATCCGATGTCGGCCGGCAAGGCGCCGCTGTTCGCCGATTGGGGCAACGTCACCTTCTTCAGCCAGGGCCTGCCGATCAGCGACGAGGAACTGGCCGCCATGCAGCAGCGCGGTGTACAAATCGAAACCACGCCGGTGGTGGGCGTGCACGGTGAGCAACCCACCTGGCTGGAGGTCGAGCTGGCCGATGGCCGCCGTATCGCCCAGCGTGCGCTGTTCGTGCCTGCCGGGCAGGCGATGGCCACGCCGCTGGTGCAGCAACTGGGGTGTGCGTTGGTGGAAAGTCCGCTGGGCGTGCTGATCGAGGTGGACATGATGAAACAGACCTCGGTGCCGAACGTCCATGCAGCCGGTGATGCGACCACGGTCGGCAACATCACCCTGGCCATGGCCGAAGGGGTGCGCGCGGGTATCGGCGTGCACCACGCGCTGGTTGCCGAAGATAGTCTGCCGCGTTGA